AAGCCTGAAGTATATCGAATCTTTGATCGATCAGTTGGAAGAATTGGTGGGTTGATCTTGAATGCTTGCCCTAAAGCCTCTAACTGCTTCATACTGGAGCATGTAACGCAACATCCGGAAGGTGATAAACTCCGGACTTAACAGGCGCAATCCTCGGGCAACAAAAAACACCGGGCGAGTGAAAAGCAACGACATAAAAGCCCTGAAAACAGGTTTTACTGACGCATATTCGGCGCTTTTCACAAAGCGGCTGGGCAACACGGGGTAAAGATCAGGATATAATTCAAGCAGGCCGGGAATACCCTCCAGGCCAAATTCATATTTCATGCGCAATCCCTTCTTGAGGGGTGGGTGTTGACAAAAGGTGATCGCTTCGGGCTGGTAACGGATAATTCCCTGCTTCAAGGCGCTGATGCGGTGAGCCAGATCAATATTTTCTGCTTCATGGTTACCAATGCTTTCACAATGTCCACCACAGGCCTGGTAATACGTTTTTTTCACTGAGAAATTAGCAGTATTCACATAACGCAAAGGGGGTGATGTTTGAACATCTGTAGTAGCAGCC
This sequence is a window from Candidatus Neomarinimicrobiota bacterium. Protein-coding genes within it:
- a CDS encoding glycosyltransferase family 2 protein, producing the protein MTWPKLSIVIFSDADPDGCVRILTDCERLKHQDLEFEVIMVLQGLTEKVEKMLKAYTFSYNLKFVMAASNANRAMGRNQGVARAVNEIILFLDSDLEISPELLYYHLEAYSDSQTAAVMGEIFLPEFVKKSRWLRFMDSSYRSTRRWAATTDVQTSPPLRYVNTANFSVKKTYYQACGGHCESIGNHEAENIDLAHRISALKQGIIRYQPEAITFCQHPPLKKGLRMKYEFGLEGIPGLLELYPDLYPVLPSRFVKSAEYASVKPVFRAFMSLLFTRPVFFVARGLRLLSPEFITFRMLRYMLQYEAVRGFRASIQDQPTNSSN